The stretch of DNA CGAGCCACTACACCGAGAAGTTGCTGAAATTTGCGAAGCCACAGGAAAAACCGTCAAAGCGATTTTGGAAACTACCCTACTGACAGATGCGGAAAAACGTCTTGCTGCAGAAATATGTATGGACGCTGGGGTCGCCTTTTTGAAAACAAGTACTGGTTGGAATGGAGGGGCGACGGTCGCGGATGTAAAACTTTTAAAAGAAGTTGCCAAAGACCGTGTAGGAATTAAAGCGTCTGGAGGAATTCGCACAATTGAACAAGCTTTTGACTTAATTATGGCAGGTGCGACACGCTTAGGCACCTCGCGTGGTCCAGAATTGATTCGCCAACGCGATAACCTGGATAAAGAGGCAGTAGATTTATAGGGTAAACGTTTAAAGGTTAAGTGACTTTAGTGATTGCCGATGACTTCTAATGCCTTGCTATCTTCTCTAGCCCTCAGCACCTAATTTATGAGCCGAACTTACAAAGCCACTGGAATAAATTTGAAAAGTATGGCGTTAGGCGAGTCAGACCGCTTGCTGACGATTCTAACGCGCGAGTTCGGCTTGGTTCGAGCTGTAGCACCAGGTTCGCGGAAACACAATTCCAGCTTAAGCGGTAGAAGTGGCTTGTTTGTCGTCAACGATCTGTTAATTGCGAAAGGGCGATCGCTTGATAAAATTACGCAAGCCCAAACCAAAGAATCTTATCCAGGTTTAAGTCAAGATTTAGGTAAGTTAGCGGCTAGTCAATACTTAGCAGAAATGGCGCTGTATCAAGCGTTAAGCGAACAACCGCAAGAAGAATTATTTAGTTTACTTAGCGAACACCTCGGTAGATTAGAACGCTTACCAAAAAATCAGCCGCGTTGGATTATCGCTTACCTCAGTCATGCCGTTTTTCACCTTTTGGCGATCGCCGGAATTGCACCTCAAGTACAACGTTGCTGTTTAAGTGGAATTCTTCTACAACCAGATTTGAGTAACTCACACTGGCAAGTAGGATTTAGTGCAGCCGCTGGTGGGATTGTTAGCTTGGATGCCCTAGAACGCCTGCAAGCACAAGGGCGTAGCTTTAGAGCAGGTGGTGGTATTTATAATCATCAAACACCTCCTCAAGTCAAGCGCGTAGCCGAACCTGCACAAAGCTACCAGGCGATCGCACATCGGCAAGAAATACCTGCGCTGATTAGCCGGATTGATGCTACGGAACTAGAAATATTACAAAAGTTATCTCAAGCTGAGTTAGACCAACTGACACCACTGGCAGGGGACAATATTGTTACTGAGGGTAGCTGGATATTTATTGAGCAAATTCTCCGACAATATGCTCAGTATCACTTTGGTCGTCCAATTCGCTCTGCTGCCTTAATCGATAGCTATTTTGCTTTGCCGACTTCTATATCATGATGATGCAACCGCCTAATTTAGATACAAAAAGCTTTTTATCATCTCCTCGCTTGCATAGCACTTACCAACGCAAGGGAACGTCATTTTATCATCACTATCCAGAGACGTCTTACGTTTATCAAGTTTCGCACGAAAATACGACGAACAGCGATGTTATCAGCACTAAAGTGACGCAGGGAGCACCGAATGGTTCCTTGCTCAAACACAGTGACGACGAAGAAGTGACAGCGACGACAACGACAACACCAGCCGATAGCGAAGCTACCGAAGTTGGGTTTTTGCCGGTATTAAAGAATCACAATTTCCTAGCCCTGTGGAGCGGTCAAGTTTTCTCGCAGTTAGCAGATAAAGTTTATTTGGTCTTAATGATTGCGATTATTTCTACCCGTTTTCAGACAAGCAACCAAAGTATCAGCGGTTGGGTATCAGCAATCATGATGGCGTTTACAATTCCTGCGGTACTATTTGGTTCAGTTGCTGGTGTATTTGTAGACCGATGGTCCACAAAAGCTGTGCTGATAGTAACAAACTTGGTACGTGGCGGCTTAGTGTTATCAATTCCAGTGTTGTTATGGATGACTCAAGACTGGGATGCCATTGGTAGTTTGCCAACAGGTTTTGCAATTTTACTCGTGCTGTCCTTCCTTGTTTCGACTTTGACACAGTTTTTTGCCCCAGCAGAGCAAGCGACAATTCCTTTGATTGTGGAAAGACGTCATTTGTTGTCAGCAAATTCTCTATATACAACAACGATGATGGCGTTAGTCGTTGTCGGGTTTGCCGTTGGCGAACCGCTGCTGGCAATTGCTGATACGTTGACAATGCGATTTGGTGGTTCTGAGATTGGGAAAGAACTCGTTGTCGGTGGAAGTTATGCGATCGCGGGTTGTTTATTAATGCTATTAAAAACAGGTGAAAAAAATTGCGAGCCTGAGAGAACTCCGCACATTTGGCAAGATTTACGCGATGGATTCGAGTATTTAGGGAAAAATCACCGCATTCGTACAGCTTTGATTCAACTTGTCATTTTATTTTCAATTTTCGCGGCGCTGGCGGTTTTAGCAGTGCGGATGGCAGAGGTAATTCCGCAAATAAAATCTTCGCAGTTTGGCTTTTTACTTGCGGCTGGCGGTGTAGGAATTGCAGCAGGTGCGACGCTATTGGGTCAGTACGGACAGCGTATTTCTGCAATTCAACTGAGTCTTTATGGGTCTGTAGGAATTGCAGGGTGTTTAGTCGGTTTAGCGATATTTACCGAACAGCTTTTAGCTGTACTATTATTAATTACACTTTTAGGCGGTTTTGCGTCTTTAGTCGCAATTCCAATGCAAACAGCAATTCAAAAAGAAACTTCTCCAGAAATGCGCGGGAAAATTTTTGGATTGCAAAACAACGTCATCAACATTGCCTTGACACTACCGCTCGCGTTAGCCGGAGTTGCCGAGACATTTATCGGCTTACAGGCAGTTTTTTTGAGTTTAGCGGCGGCAGCGATCGCAGGAGGTCTCTTAACCTGGTATATTTGCCGTACAGAGACATAAACTCTCAATTGATAAAGAAATACGGCAAGGAAACGAGCAGAAGGAAACTGTTTCAACTCCGCGCCGCTCACTTATCCCTCACTTCACTGAGAAAATCGCACCTCAACCTGAATGCATATTGCCTGGCTCGGAAAAAAATCACCCTTTTGTGGCAATGTCACGTATAGTCGAGAAGTCACTAATGCCCTATTAGAGCGGGGACATCAAGTCAGCTTTCTTCACTTTGCACAAGAGCAAGAAGAGCCTGATAACTGGCCCGATTGTCCAGAGGTTTCCCTGCCATTTTTGTACAAATCCCAAGTTTACACTATTCCAACGCTGAAAGCTGCTAAGGTTTTAAGTCAATCTTTGCGGCAACTTAAACCCGATATAGTCCACGCGTCGCTCACACTCTCCCCACTAGACTTTCTCCTACCAGACATCTGTGGAGAACTCAACTTGCCTCTCGTTGCTACTTTTCATACTCCGTTTGCGGGCAAGGGAGCCAAGCTTAAATCAGGAACACAACTGTTGGCATATCAACTCTACGCACCTTTTTTAGTAAACTACGACCGCGTGATCGTTTTTTCGCAGGTGCAACGCGATTTATTAGCACGCTTGGGACTTTTGCCCGAAAATGTTGCTGTCATCCCCAATGGGGTAGATATTCAAAAATACTCTCCTGGTTCGTCAAAAATTAAAGCGAAGCTCAACGCACAGCGCTTGTTTATTTACCAAGGTCGCTTGGCACCAGAGAAAAATGTGGAACCGCTACTCCGCGCCTGGAAGCATTCTGAAATGCATCCAGATAGCAAGTTACTAATTGTTGGTGATGGTCCATTAACACCGTCATTAGAACCGTTTTATGGTTCTGAACATGGCATTTACTGGTTAGGATTTATTGCTGAGGAAGAACGACGCATCGAAATCCTACGGGGTTGTGATGTTTTTATTTTGCCGTCTTTAGTCGAAGGACTATCAATATCTTTATTAGAAGCAATGGCTTGTGGTGTAGCTTGTTTAGCAACCGATGTTGGCGCCGATGGCGAAGTTTTAGAGGGAGGCGCTGGTGTCATTCTCACACCACGCCGCGTAGAATCGCAGTTAAGAACCTTACTGCCACTCTTCCAGGATCATCCTGAGTTAACCACTTTATTAGGACAAAAAGCCCGCAAGCGCGTTGTGGAACGCTATACGCTTAGCCAAAATATCACCCAAGTCGAGAAACTCTATACTCAAGTTTTAGAGCAGCGGCGGTTCCATTTCAGTCGTGGGGCGTAGCAAGGTGCAAAGGCGCTTGAGAGAGTTATGAGAGGGTGGTGAGTCAAGTTCTTTATGGGCGTACCATAACTTTGATCGCTTCCCGACTATCCATTGCGGCATAGCCATTAGGTACACCATCGAGATCGACCGTTAAATCGAGAACCGCAGAAGCATCGAGTTTGCCTGCTACCGTATCAGCTAGCAATTCTGGAATATAAGCACGGGCAGGTGCAACACCACCTCGTAGTGCGATGTTTTGCATAAATAAACGACCCAAATTGAAATTGTGGTTGCTGCCGTGCGGTACGCCGACGTAGCCAATCGCGCCACCAGGACGGGCAATGCCGATCGCCGTTGCCATTGCTGACTCACTGCCAACACACTCTAGGACTGACTCCGCGCCGCCAGAGGTCATTTCTTGCACCGCCGCGATCGCTTCCTCTCCTCGACTACGCACAACATCCGTTGCACCAAACCGTCGCGCGATCGCCAACCGCGATTCGTGCCGCCCCAAAATGATGATACGTTCAGCACCAAGTCGTTTAGCGGCAAGCACGCCACACAACCCCACAGCCCCATCGCCAACCACTGCAACCGTGCTACCTGGGCGAACACCTGCTGAAACAGCAGCATGATGTCCAGTGGACATCACATCGGTGAGTGGCAGAATAGCTGTGAGCAGAGCATCATCATTCTCAACGTCCTTGGGAATGACGACTAACGTGCCATCGGCAAAAGGCGCGCGGATAGCTTCTGCTTGTCCGCCATCATTTGTAGTTCCCCAAAAACCACCTTGTCGGCAAGAAGTTTGAATTCCTTTACCGCAGAACTCGCAGGTGCCATCAGAAAACGCAAAAGGAGCAAGAACGCGATCGCCCTTCTTCAAAGTACGAACATCATCGCCAACCTCTTCAACAATTCCCATCCATTCGTGTCCTGTTCGCCAACCAGGTTGCCACTCTTCTTCACCCCGATAAAACCAGAGGTCAGAGCCGCAGATACAAGCGTGAGTAATCCGGACAATAGCATCGGTGGGCTGTTGAATAACGGGGTCGGGAACAGTCTCCACACGTACATCGCCAGGGGCATAGTAAACGGTTGCTTTCATCAAACGATCTCCTGATTATTTGCGAGTTTAGAGCTGAGAGCTTAGTACTCGAAAGCAAAACTAGAACTTTCTCAGGGATATTCCAGATGCTCGTAATTATTTTTCGCCGCTGAGCGACCAGTTATTGGCTTTGATTTTGTCAGTCAGCGAGGCTACTGTCCAATCAAGTCTGAGTCTTCTCTTGCACAAAAGTCCAGAATTGTGATAAGAAGTCGAACTTACTTTTTCATTGCTTTAGCTTCATTCTAAGAATCCTCAAGAGCAAGCAATAGAACGATTGTCTAAGATGGTTGTACAATCCTGCAAACTTGGAAATAAACGCTGTTAAAACAATAGAAAAGTCCGATATAGATTTAATGAATTACCAGCAGGCAAAGCGCGAGGCAGATAGGGCGCAAGCCAATAGAGACGAACTGAAAGAGCGAATTGCACAGGCTATCCGTCATGATGGGACGATTGAGCCGCTCACAGGTTTGTACCTCAAACGCTCTTCTTTGGCTGCGGAATGCGTTCATAGTATTTCTGTTCCTGCCTTTTGTGTAATTGCTCAGGGTAGCAAAGAAGTTCTTCTGGGTAGCGATCGCTATCAGTACGACCCGATGCATTATCTACTAGCAACAGTCGAACTGCCGATTGTTAGCCAAATTCTGGAAGCGTCACAAGAGAAACCGCACCTGAGCCTGCGCCTCGATCTCGATCCCACCCTTGTTAGTTCAGTCATGGTTGAGGCAGGGTGTCCCTCATCGCGCAGCCGTGCTGAAGTGAAAGCGATCGGTGTAAGTTTGTTAGATGCCAATTTATTAGATGCTGTGGTGCGGCTCGTCAGGCTTCTCGATTCCCCTGCTGAAGCTCATATTCTCGCACCTTTGATTAAGCGAGAAATCGTTTACCGACTCCTGATAGGCGAGCAAGGAAGTCGGCTGCGGCATGTTGCAGTTCTAGCAGGCTATACGCACCACATCGCCAAAGCCATCGCTCGACTTCGGAAAGACTTCAATCGACCCCTTCGGATTGAAAACGTGGCACGAGAACTGGGAATGAGTGTCTCGAGCTTCCATCATCACTTCAAGTCTGTCACCGCAATGAGTCCTTTGCAGTTTCAGAAGCAACTGCGGCTTCAAGAAGCTCGTCGTCTAATGCTGGGAGAAAACCTTGACGCAACGAGTGCTGCTCGCCGAGTGGGGTACGACGATGCTTCGCATTTCAACAGGGAGTACAAGCGGCTATTTGGTACACCACCGATGCGCGATGTGGAGCAGCTGAGATCGGCTGCTAGGGAAGCTGCTAGGGTAACTGAAGTTTTGACTTCGTGAATTCGCCTTTTACAATTGATCAATTCTATTACCATAGCTTGTACCATAGCTTGTTTTTCTGACCTCTGACCCTCGCTGTAGAGACAATAAAAAAAATCGACTGTCTGATTATCTACTCTCAAATTTATCCCCTGGTAACAGCCATCCTAATCGAGTTGGTTGCTGATAAACTCGCTTTAGCGTGTTTACATCTCTAGCAGAAATTGAGGGTGGATTGCGTACTTGGGAAAAGTACAATGCATCGTTTGGATTTGGGCTATGTCCCCATATTCCTAGTGCATGACCAAATTCATGACGCGCTGCGGCTTGAAGATACTTTCCCGTTTGATTAGGACTCAGCAAAATCGAGCAACGATGAGATAAAATCCGCTCAGAATTTACATACAACTCGTAGGTCGTTTCAGCCGATCGCGCGCGCGGGAATTTCTCGTTAGGGGCGATTCGCAACGGAGGAGACGAGCGCAGAATTTTTATATCTGCAATATCAGGTTGTTCTACCACTTGCAAAGGCAAATAAACACCCCATTCTTGAATCGCTTGCCAAACTTCGTTTGCCCAACTTCTTAGTCGGTTGGCGTTGTGGGTTTCGAGGCGCGGTTGTTGAATGTAAACTTTGATGGGCAATTGCGACCATATTAAGTAGCCAACTTCAGTTGGTTTTATCTCAGAGAAGTAATCACCGCTATTACTTTGGTCTTGCCACTGCACCAGGTTCGCAGGTAAAGGATGTCCCTGAAGTTCTGGCAATTTAGAAGCTTGTGCTACTTCAGTAGTCAGCTTGGCACTGGCGCTCAAGGTATGCTGATTGATAGCAAGTAATAGAGTAGCGATCGCTACCAGAACAAATATAAAAAATTTCTGCCGCCAAGCAGATTTGATTCGCGTCAGCAAAATGAAAGATAAACTTACTTAGCTATAGCACCTTGGTTAACGAGGCAACCAGTTAGCACTGAGAACAACAGTTAAACCTAGAAAAAGTACTGTGAGTGTCCAAGTAACTCGGTTCAACGTCGTTTCAGCACTTTTTGTACTGCTAAATAGTTGCGCCTGCCCGCCAATTGCCCCAATACCATCTCCTTTGGGACTATGTAGTAGTACCAATACGGTTAAACCTATCGCGGACACAACCCACAGAATTTCTACAACGTTAGTAATCGTCATGCTGACACTCTACCAAAAATGAACATTACAAGGCTTTATAGCGCTGATTGTACGGGAGTACGTTGATTGTGTAAGGTACTGTACTCGGCTGGCACGAGCAGCGACTGCCCAGTCATCTCAGGGGGTTGCGGAATCTGAAGAATTTCCAGAATTGTCGGAGCAATATCGCACAGACGACCGCCACTACGTAACCCTACGTTGCCACCATACCCTTGTATTTTAGCTCCTTCGCCTTCGATTAAGATCAAAGGCACAGGATTAGTTGTATGCGCTGTCCAAGGATTACCTTGCGGGTCACGCATATATTCAGCATTACCATGGTCAGCAGTTACAATCGCAGTTCCACCAGCTTTACTGACACTTTCTAACAAGCGTCCTAAGCAACGGTCAACGGTTTCTATAGCTTGAATGGTTGCTTCGATTTGACCTGTGTGCCCTACCATGTCGGGATTGGCGTAATTAATGACGACCAAAGAGTAGGTACCTTTTTCAATCGCTGCACTTGCAACGTCAGTCACAGCTTCTGCAGACATGCTCGGAGCGCGATCGTAGGTTGCTACCATCGGACTCATCACGAGTTCGCGGTCTTCTCCTTCAAACGGCTCTTCTAAACCGCCATTAAAGAAGTAAGTGACGTGGGCGTATTTTTCTGTTTCCGCGGTGCGGAACTGCTTCAGCCCGTGTTCCGAAATGACTTGCCCTAGAATGTTGTTTAAGTTTTGTGGCGCAAATGCTACCGCCACGGGTAACTCAGGGTCGTACTGTGTAAAAGTGACAAAAGATAATGGGCGAATTTGCTCGCGCTCAAAGCCATCGAATTCTGAAGCTACAAAGGCTTGAGTTAGCTGTCTGGCACGGTCTGGGCGAAAATTGAAAAAAATCACGCCATCACCCGACTCTATAGCTCCTGGTGCGACACGCTGGGGTACAACAAATTCGTCGGTGATTCCCGCATCGTAGGAAGCTTGTAAAATCTCAACTGCAGTGCGACTATCACCTTCGCCATCTTGAGTCATGACATCATAAGCGAGTTTCACGCGGTCCCAACGGCGATCGCGGTCCATTGCGTAATACCGTCCGCTAATCGTGACGATTTTCCCTACACCTAACTTCTCGGTGTAGTCTTGAATGAGCTTAATGACGCCTATGCCTTCGGTTGGCATTGTATCGCGACCGTCTGTAATTGCATGAATGCACGCTTGGGAAATTCCCTGTGCTTTGGCGACGTCAAGCAATCCTAACAAATGATTGACGTGCGAATGAACGCCACCTTCGGAACAAAGCCCGATGAGATGTAGCTTACCATTTCGTTCGCGAACATCCTGACACACTTGCAACAATGCGGGATTTTGGTGGATTGAACCATCTTCTACCGCATCAGAAATGCGCACGAGTTCTTGTGGTACAACGCGTCCCGCGCCTATGTTGAGGTGCCCGACTTCAGAGTTTCCCATTTGACCTTCGGGTAAGCCTACTGCTTTACCTGATGTTTGGATCAGTGTTCTGGGATATACCTGCCAAAGGCTACTCATTACTGGGACTTTCGCAGCAGCGATCGCATTACCGTCTGCTTCTTCTCGATAGCCCCACCCGTCTAAAATGACTAGCACCACGGGAGCAACAGGTGCTTGGGTCATAACTTTGTTGCCCTTCACTTTTTATGTAATTCACCGCAATGATACCATTGCTACTCGCTGCTGCAAGTAGATTTTTGCTTATTCTTGCAATTATCAGATATTTTTTGCTACTTTGGCTACTTTTTTCTGTAGGGATCGCAGTTTATGTCAGGAACCTAAGATTTTTGCGGTTAAACTCAAAAACGTTGTGTTTTTCTTTGATCCCCAATGGTACTTCTTTATGATTTGCGTTTGGCGGTTGCTTTAGTAGCTTTTTTAGTGGCTTTCTGTGCAGCGATCGCCGCTAATCGAGCTTGTTCTTTCTCTGCGGCTATTTTCTCCAAATAGTAGTGATAATCTCCGTTGTATAGGTGAAATTCTCCATCGCGAATTTCGACAATTTTAGTTGCTACTTGAGAGATGAAATAGCGATCGTGGGAGACGATAATGACTGTACCATCATAATGTTGAATCGCTTCTTCGAGCATTTCCTTTGCAGGAATATCTAAATGATTCGTTGGTTCGTCCAATATGAGTAAATTAGCCGGACGTAACAACATTTTTGCTAATGCTAACCGCGCTTTTTCGCCACCACTCAAGGCGACAACTTGCTTAAATACTGTATCTTTGCTAAATAAAAATCGCCCCAACAGCGTCCGCACTTCCTCGTTTTTCCAATCAGGGACTTCATCGTGAATTGTTTCCATTACCGTTTTGTGAAGTTCTAGCGCTTCTGCTTGATTTTGCTCGAAGTAACCTGGAATAACGTTATGATTTCCTAGCTTAACGATGCCTTCTGAGGGCGACTCTAGTCCCATAATTAAGCGCAGTAAGGTAGATTTACCTGCACCGTTAGGACCTAAAAAGGCAATGCGATCGCCGCGTTCGATTAACAGATCCGCGCCTAAAAAGAGAATTTTGTCTGCGTAAGTATGTACCAAGTCCTTGATTAATACAACTTCTCTACCACTGCGGGGTGCTGGAGGAAAGCGAAAGTGGAGGCTGCGTAATTCAGCGACTGGTGCTTCGATCCGCTCAATTTTTTCCAGTTGTTTTTCGCGGCTTTTTGCTTGAGTACTGCGTGTCGCACTCGCGCGGAAGCGATCGACAAACGCTTGCTGCTTTTCTAGTTCTTTTTGTTGGCGTTCGTAGGCGCTCAGTTGTGCAACTTGTGCTTCAGCTTTTTGCTGTAAATAGGCAGAATAGTTACCTAAATAAGTTGTGGAGACGCCACGTTCTGTTTCGACAATTTGCGTACATAGTCGGTCGAGAAACTCGCGATCGTGCGAGACAATTACCATTGGCGTGGTTAAGCTTTTTAAGTAATTTTCTAGCCACTCGATAGTTTCTAAGTCAAGATGGTTTGTTGGTTCGTCGAGTAGCAGCAAATCTGGCTTTTGTAGTAGGATTTTGCCTAAACTCATGCGCATTTGCCAACCGCCACTAAACGAGCTGACTAAGCGATCGCCGTCGGCTGGCTCAAAGCCCATTTCTGGTAAAATTTTCTCGATTTGTGCTTCTAGTCCGTAACCATCTAAGGCTTCAAATGTACGCTGCAGGCGATCGAGCTTGCGAATCAAGCGTTCTAATTCTTCTGGCGTCGCAGTTTCCATATCGCGCTGGACTTGTGCGAGCGATTGCTGCACTTCATTTGCTTGCTTAAAGACTGTCCAAAATTCTTCGCGGACAGTGCGCCCAGGATCGACTTCAAATTCTTGTGTGAGATAAGCGACGTGCAAACTTGCTGGACGAATCACTTCTCCTGCGGTTGGTTCAATTTCACCTGCAATGATTTTGAGTTGAGTCGATTTTCCTGCACCGTTAACCCCTACTAAACCGATGCGATCGCCACTTTTGACTTCCCAATTAACATCTTTAAGAACTTCACCGGTAGGGTATATTTTACTGATATGTTCTAGTCGCAGCATTCAAAGTCTCCACGCACAGCTCACGCGATCGCTAGTCGTCGCCTCCAATCGTAACAAAAATTAACCCCACAATTTGGCATTGCCAAACTGCTTGGTTTATTTCATAGATGAGATTATTGTTGAATGCGATTTTTGTTGGTCACAGTAGTTTGCAGCGGAATATCAACAATTTTGCAGGTACCATAGCAGAGGTCAGGGC from Chroococcidiopsis sp. TS-821 encodes:
- the deoC gene encoding deoxyribose-phosphate aldolase; its protein translation is MAADYPDIDIAPLIDHALLNPTATAEQVQLCCEQADRFQFATVCVYPCHVRQAAELLHGKNPQVCTVVGFPTGATTSAVKLYEAQEAVDNGATELDVVINLGWLKAGKTEPLHREVAEICEATGKTVKAILETTLLTDAEKRLAAEICMDAGVAFLKTSTGWNGGATVADVKLLKEVAKDRVGIKASGGIRTIEQAFDLIMAGATRLGTSRGPELIRQRDNLDKEAVDL
- the recO gene encoding DNA repair protein RecO yields the protein MSRTYKATGINLKSMALGESDRLLTILTREFGLVRAVAPGSRKHNSSLSGRSGLFVVNDLLIAKGRSLDKITQAQTKESYPGLSQDLGKLAASQYLAEMALYQALSEQPQEELFSLLSEHLGRLERLPKNQPRWIIAYLSHAVFHLLAIAGIAPQVQRCCLSGILLQPDLSNSHWQVGFSAAAGGIVSLDALERLQAQGRSFRAGGGIYNHQTPPQVKRVAEPAQSYQAIAHRQEIPALISRIDATELEILQKLSQAELDQLTPLAGDNIVTEGSWIFIEQILRQYAQYHFGRPIRSAALIDSYFALPTSIS
- a CDS encoding MFS transporter, encoding MMQPPNLDTKSFLSSPRLHSTYQRKGTSFYHHYPETSYVYQVSHENTTNSDVISTKVTQGAPNGSLLKHSDDEEVTATTTTTPADSEATEVGFLPVLKNHNFLALWSGQVFSQLADKVYLVLMIAIISTRFQTSNQSISGWVSAIMMAFTIPAVLFGSVAGVFVDRWSTKAVLIVTNLVRGGLVLSIPVLLWMTQDWDAIGSLPTGFAILLVLSFLVSTLTQFFAPAEQATIPLIVERRHLLSANSLYTTTMMALVVVGFAVGEPLLAIADTLTMRFGGSEIGKELVVGGSYAIAGCLLMLLKTGEKNCEPERTPHIWQDLRDGFEYLGKNHRIRTALIQLVILFSIFAALAVLAVRMAEVIPQIKSSQFGFLLAAGGVGIAAGATLLGQYGQRISAIQLSLYGSVGIAGCLVGLAIFTEQLLAVLLLITLLGGFASLVAIPMQTAIQKETSPEMRGKIFGLQNNVINIALTLPLALAGVAETFIGLQAVFLSLAAAAIAGGLLTWYICRTET
- a CDS encoding glycosyltransferase family 4 protein, which codes for MHIAWLGKKSPFCGNVTYSREVTNALLERGHQVSFLHFAQEQEEPDNWPDCPEVSLPFLYKSQVYTIPTLKAAKVLSQSLRQLKPDIVHASLTLSPLDFLLPDICGELNLPLVATFHTPFAGKGAKLKSGTQLLAYQLYAPFLVNYDRVIVFSQVQRDLLARLGLLPENVAVIPNGVDIQKYSPGSSKIKAKLNAQRLFIYQGRLAPEKNVEPLLRAWKHSEMHPDSKLLIVGDGPLTPSLEPFYGSEHGIYWLGFIAEEERRIEILRGCDVFILPSLVEGLSISLLEAMACGVACLATDVGADGEVLEGGAGVILTPRRVESQLRTLLPLFQDHPELTTLLGQKARKRVVERYTLSQNITQVEKLYTQVLEQRRFHFSRGA
- a CDS encoding zinc-dependent alcohol dehydrogenase family protein, whose translation is MKATVYYAPGDVRVETVPDPVIQQPTDAIVRITHACICGSDLWFYRGEEEWQPGWRTGHEWMGIVEEVGDDVRTLKKGDRVLAPFAFSDGTCEFCGKGIQTSCRQGGFWGTTNDGGQAEAIRAPFADGTLVVIPKDVENDDALLTAILPLTDVMSTGHHAAVSAGVRPGSTVAVVGDGAVGLCGVLAAKRLGAERIIILGRHESRLAIARRFGATDVVRSRGEEAIAAVQEMTSGGAESVLECVGSESAMATAIGIARPGGAIGYVGVPHGSNHNFNLGRLFMQNIALRGGVAPARAYIPELLADTVAGKLDASAVLDLTVDLDGVPNGYAAMDSREAIKVMVRP
- a CDS encoding AraC family transcriptional regulator, whose protein sequence is MNYQQAKREADRAQANRDELKERIAQAIRHDGTIEPLTGLYLKRSSLAAECVHSISVPAFCVIAQGSKEVLLGSDRYQYDPMHYLLATVELPIVSQILEASQEKPHLSLRLDLDPTLVSSVMVEAGCPSSRSRAEVKAIGVSLLDANLLDAVVRLVRLLDSPAEAHILAPLIKREIVYRLLIGEQGSRLRHVAVLAGYTHHIAKAIARLRKDFNRPLRIENVARELGMSVSSFHHHFKSVTAMSPLQFQKQLRLQEARRLMLGENLDATSAARRVGYDDASHFNREYKRLFGTPPMRDVEQLRSAAREAARVTEVLTS
- the secG gene encoding preprotein translocase subunit SecG, with amino-acid sequence MTITNVVEILWVVSAIGLTVLVLLHSPKGDGIGAIGGQAQLFSSTKSAETTLNRVTWTLTVLFLGLTVVLSANWLPR
- the gpmI gene encoding 2,3-bisphosphoglycerate-independent phosphoglycerate mutase yields the protein MTQAPVAPVVLVILDGWGYREEADGNAIAAAKVPVMSSLWQVYPRTLIQTSGKAVGLPEGQMGNSEVGHLNIGAGRVVPQELVRISDAVEDGSIHQNPALLQVCQDVRERNGKLHLIGLCSEGGVHSHVNHLLGLLDVAKAQGISQACIHAITDGRDTMPTEGIGVIKLIQDYTEKLGVGKIVTISGRYYAMDRDRRWDRVKLAYDVMTQDGEGDSRTAVEILQASYDAGITDEFVVPQRVAPGAIESGDGVIFFNFRPDRARQLTQAFVASEFDGFEREQIRPLSFVTFTQYDPELPVAVAFAPQNLNNILGQVISEHGLKQFRTAETEKYAHVTYFFNGGLEEPFEGEDRELVMSPMVATYDRAPSMSAEAVTDVASAAIEKGTYSLVVINYANPDMVGHTGQIEATIQAIETVDRCLGRLLESVSKAGGTAIVTADHGNAEYMRDPQGNPWTAHTTNPVPLILIEGEGAKIQGYGGNVGLRSGGRLCDIAPTILEILQIPQPPEMTGQSLLVPAEYSTLHNQRTPVQSAL
- a CDS encoding ABC-F family ATP-binding cassette domain-containing protein, coding for MLRLEHISKIYPTGEVLKDVNWEVKSGDRIGLVGVNGAGKSTQLKIIAGEIEPTAGEVIRPASLHVAYLTQEFEVDPGRTVREEFWTVFKQANEVQQSLAQVQRDMETATPEELERLIRKLDRLQRTFEALDGYGLEAQIEKILPEMGFEPADGDRLVSSFSGGWQMRMSLGKILLQKPDLLLLDEPTNHLDLETIEWLENYLKSLTTPMVIVSHDREFLDRLCTQIVETERGVSTTYLGNYSAYLQQKAEAQVAQLSAYERQQKELEKQQAFVDRFRASATRSTQAKSREKQLEKIERIEAPVAELRSLHFRFPPAPRSGREVVLIKDLVHTYADKILFLGADLLIERGDRIAFLGPNGAGKSTLLRLIMGLESPSEGIVKLGNHNVIPGYFEQNQAEALELHKTVMETIHDEVPDWKNEEVRTLLGRFLFSKDTVFKQVVALSGGEKARLALAKMLLRPANLLILDEPTNHLDIPAKEMLEEAIQHYDGTVIIVSHDRYFISQVATKIVEIRDGEFHLYNGDYHYYLEKIAAEKEQARLAAIAAQKATKKATKATAKRKS